The Neisseria subflava genomic interval GCCGAGGTTGGCACGCTCCACGCCACCGTTGTATTTCAAAGCGCGGACGGTGGCGACGACGACGGCTGCGTCGGGTTTCAAGCCGGCAAGGCGGCATTTGATGTCGCAGAATTTTTCCGCGCCCAAATCCGCGCCGAAGCCTGCTTCGGTTACGGCATAATCGGCAAGGTGTTTCGCCAAACGGGTGGCCGTTACAGAGTTACAGCCGTGGGCGATGTTGGCGAACGGGCCACCGTGTACAAAGGCCGGAGTGCCTTCAATGGTTTGCACCAAGTTAGGCTTAATCGCATCTTTGAGCAATGCCGCCATCGCGCCATTCGCTTTCAAGTCTTTGGCATAAACAGGGCTGCCATCTTTGGCATAGGCAACAAGGATGTTGCCCAAACGCTCTTTCAAATCGCTGATGTCTTTGGCAAGACAGAATACCGCCATCACTTCGGAAGCAACGGTAATGTCAAAGCCGTCAGGGCGCATCACGCCGTCAACAGGTTTGCCCATACCATCGATGATGTTGCGCAACTGACGATCGTTCATATCGACCACGCGACGCCACAGCACACGTTTCGGATCGATGTTCAACTCATTGCCTTGGTAGATATGGTTGTCGAGCATGGCGGCAAGCAAGTTATTCGCCGCACCGATGGCGTGGAAGTCGCCGGTAAAGTGCAGATTGATGTCTTCCATCGGCAAAACTTGGGCATAGCCGCCGCCCGCCGCGCCGCCTTTAACGCCGAACACCGGACCCAAAGAAGGCTCGCGCAGAGCGATAACCGAGTCTTTGCCGATATGGCGCAATGCGTCCGCCAAACCGATGGTTACAGTGGTTTTACCCTCACCCGCAGGAGTCGGATTAATGGCGGTAACCAAAATCAGACGGCCTTGTTTTTGCGGCAGCTTGAATGCTTCGGCAGGATTGATTTTGGCTTTGTAATGACCATAGGGCTCAATGTTGTCAACGTTCAAACCCAGCTTGGCGGCAATTTCATCAATCGGGCGCATGGTGGAAGACTGGGCAATTTCAGCATCGGTTTTGAAGCTCATGATTTTCCTTTATTGAGAGAGGGAAAGGCCGTCTGAAACAATACAATTAAAGACAGCTGGAAGAAAAAGAATATTAGTTCTATTATAGCGTTTTCCAAAGACAAACCGCAGTGAAAATTTCGATATTTCATCAACAAGCGGATTCATATTGTCAACAATTTAAAACAAAGGAATAAAACATGAGCAGCAACGCATGGCTGTTTTGGGCATTGGCATCGGCAGGCTTCGCCTCATTGACCGCCATTTTCGCCAAAATGGGTTTACAGGGCATAGATTCGGATTTCGCCACCTTTATCCGCACCTTGGTCATCCTCGCCGCTTTGGTATTGTTTTTAACCTACACCGGCAAATGGCAGGGCGTGAACGGCTTTACCGGCCGTAACTGGACATTCCTCATCCTATCCGGCCTCGCCACCGGCGCTTCTTGGCTCTCCTACTTCAAAGCCCTGCAACTGGGCAACGCCTCGCAAGTCGCACCCGTCGACAAATTCAGCCTGGTCTTAGTCGCCCTGATGGCCGTCGTTTTCTTAGACGAACGGCCAAGCACGCAGGAGTGGATAGGTTTAGGCTTGGTAACCGCAGGCGTATTGACTTTGGCTTTGAAACGATAAAGATTGGGAAATCAAAAAAGGCCGTCTGAAAAATTTCAGACGGCCTTCGCTTCAAACAATCAGCTCAATATTAATTTGAACCGACTTTGATTTTCTGCCACAAGTTGACAGACAGTTTTTTTGCATCTGCGCTCATTTGAGGCATGACGAAACCGTCTTTCATGTCTTGCTCGTTCGGGAAAATAGAACGTGTATTTACCAGCTCGGCAGGCATTTTTTCGCGTGCAGGTTTGCTGGCCGGCGCGAAGGTTACGGCGATACCGTTTTTCGCAGCCACTTCGGGATCCAGCGTGTAGTTGATGTACTTGTGGGCATTGACGACGTTTTTCGCATCGGCCGGAATCAGCCAAGATTCGATCCAGAAGCCCATGCCTTTCGGAGTCAACACTTCGATGCCGACATTGTTTTTCACTTCTTCAGAACGCGCTTTGGCCAAGTTCAAGTCGCCGCCGTTACCTGCCGCCAAGCAGATGTCGCCGCGCGCCAATTCGTCAATGATGGAAGGGCTGAAACGTTTCACGTCAGGACGGATGGTTTTCAAAACTTCCGCCGCCGCTTTCAAATCTTCAGGATTCGAGCCTTTAGGATCTTTACCCAAGTAGTTCAACAAGATTGGGAACATTTCGCTAGGGGTATCCCACAAAGCGATGCCGCAAGATTTTAGCTTGTTGGTGTATTCAGGTTTGAACAGCAAATCCCAGCCGTTTTCAGGCAGCTTGCCGCCCAAAAGCTCTTTACCCTTCGCCGTAATCGCCAAAGTGTTCACGCCGGAGAAGTAAGGCACGGCGTATTGATTGCCCGGGTCGGCGGTTTCCAACATCTTCAGCAATTCAGGGTCGATGTTTTTATAGTTCGGAATCAGATCCTTATTGATTTTTTGGTATGCGCCTGCCTCAATTTGGCGCGGCAGGAAGGCAATACCGGGCACAACCAAGTCATAGCCGGATTTGCCGGTCAGCATTTTGGCTTCCAGCGTTTCGTTGTTTTCATACAAATCGTAAGTCAGCTTCAAATTGTTGGCTTTTTTGAAGTCTTCGACTGTACTTTCGTCAACGTAGTTTGACCAGTTGTAAATATTCAAAGTATCGGTAGCGGCTGCCTCGGCATTGGCAGCAGGCGCGCTGCCTGCTTGAGGTTGCTCGGCTTTTTTCTCGCCACCGCCGCACGCGGCCAGAGACAATGCGGCCAATACGGCTAATACAGATTTTTTCATACGGGTAGATTCCTGATGAAAGAGTGGTTAATGTCAATAAATAAGAAACCCTGCACCCCATAAACACCCCGGCGCAGAGTTAGGCTATTGTAATGGAAACGTAAGCAAACGAAAAGCAATATCCATCTGATTTTTATTGAAATAAGGCAAAGCAACATCATCTTTTTCCCAAAAGCGTTGCACCGGCTGTCGTTTTTGGGCAAAATACGGCTGATTTGCGCGCGTTTATAGAGAAAAAGCTTGCACACAAGGAAATCTGTCTTTAAAATTGCGCGTTTACAGAATTTATTTTTCAGGAGATATTCAATATGGCAAACAGCGCACAAGCCCGCAAACGTGCCCGCCAGTCGGTTAAACAACGCGCCCACAACGCCAGCCTGCGTACTGCATTCCGTACCGCTGTGAAAAAAGTGTTGAAAGCAGTTGAAGCCGGCGACAAAGCTGCTGCTCAAGCAGTTTACCAAGAATCCGTTAAAGTCATCGACCGTATCGCTGACAAAGGCGTATTCCACAAAAACAAAGCAGCCCGTCATAAAAGCCGTCTGTCTGCTAAAGTAAAAGCTTTGGCTTAATACTGACGCAGATGCCGGAAATCCTGACAATCAAAGCAGGATAATCGAGCTGATACGATGCCCCTGAGGTCTTGCCTTTCAGGGGCATTGCCGTATTCACACTTCAAACCGACTAAATAAAACCATTTACCCTTTCATCAGGCCGTCTGAAAAACAACGGAAACTCTTATGAACAAGATGTTGAAACATTCCCTAAGTATCGGATTCATTGCCGCCGCCCCACTGGCCGCCGCCGATACTGCCGCCCTACACTGCACCACCATTCAAGACAACGCCACCCGTTTGGCGTGTTACGACAACATCTACTCGGCGCAACTCCCCCCTCAATCCCCACTGCCGCAAGCGCAAACCGAAACCGCCAAAACACCGGTTGACCTCGAACAAAGCGTCCGCAAGAGCATTGAGAAAAAAGAAGCGGCCATCGTATTCGACAACCCTATCCATCCGAATATTTCAGACGAAGTATTAAGCGAAACTGCCGACAGCTACGCGCCTTTAAGCCTGATGTACGATTTGGATAAAAACGACACACGCGGCCTGTTGAGCGTACGCGAGCATAATCCTATGTACCTCATGCCCGTTTGGTACAACAGCAGCCCCAACTACTACCCGGAATCCCCCAGTCGCGGCGTAACCACACAGGAAAAATTCAGCGAGCAGAAACGCCTCGAAACCAAAATGCAGGTTTCCTTCAAAAGCAAGATTGCCGAAGATTTATTCAAAACCCGTGCCGACGTATGGTTTGGCTATACCCAAAAATCCGACTGGCAAATCTTCAACCAAGGCCGCAAATCCGCTCCGTTCCGCAACACCGACTACGAGCCTGAAATCTTCATTACCCAACCTGTTAAAGCAGACCTGCCTTTCGGCGGCAAACTGCGCATGGTTGGCGCAGGTTTTGTTCACCAGTCCAACGGTCAAAGCCGCCCCGAATCCCGCTCATGGAACCGCGTTTACGCCATGTCTGGCATGGAATGGGGCAAGCTGACCGTTATTCCTAGAGTTTGGATGCGCGCCTTCGACCAAAAAGGAGATGACGACGACAATCCGGACATCAACAAATACATGGGCTACGGCGACTTGAAAGTCCAATACCGCCTCAATGACAAACAAAATGTTTATTCCGTCCTGCGTTACAACCCGAAAAGCGGACGCGGTGCCGTTGAAGCTGCTTATACCTTCCCAATTAAAGGCAAACTCAAAGGCGTTGTCCGCGGTTTCCACGGCTACGGCGAAAGCCTGATTGACTACAACCACAAACAAAACGGCATCGGCTTCGGCCTGATGTTCAACGACTGGGACGGTATCTAATTCCTCCATATTGTTTCAGACGGCCTGTGCAATCAAGGCGGCCGTCTGAAACAACAAAACAAGCCATTCGTTTAAAATACTCGTTTCCTAGCGTCCAAACGCGTATAATGCAAAGTTTGGGCAAAACTTGCCGGAATGAAACAAAGATGACAGAAGCCGCAGCCGAAAGCGGAAAAATCGCCAAGGCTTTAAAGAAATACCTGATTACAGGCGTACTGGTTTGGTTGCCGATTGCCGTAACCATCTGGGCGATGACCTACATCATATCCGCCGCCGACAGGCTGATCAGCCTATTGCCGGAAAGCTGGCAGCCCCAGCATTTCTGGGGATTCAACATACCCGGTTTGGGCATTGTTGCCGCCACCATCGTCTTGTTCGTTACCGGCGTATTTGCCGCCAACGTTTTAGGCAGACGGATTCTCGGCGCGTGGGACAGCCTTTTGGGACGCATTCCCGTCGTCAAATCCATCTACTCCAGCGTTAAAAAAGTTTCCGAATCCCTGCTCTCCGACAGCAGCCGCTCGTTCAAAACCCCCGTACTGGTTCCCTTTCCGCAACCGGGCATTTGGACGATAGCCTTTGTTTCCGGCCATATCCCCGACAAACTCAAAGGCAGCCTGCCGCAAGATGACGACTATATTTCCGTTTACGTCCCAACCACGCCCAACCCGACCGGCGGCTATTACATCATGGTTAAAAAAAGCGACGTTCGCGAGCTGGACATGAGTGTGGATCAGGCATTGAAATATGTAATTTCGCTGGGCATGGTGATGCCGGACGACTTACCGGTTAAAGCCCTACCCGCCCAAAAACCGTCTGAAGACGGTGATACCAAACATAACAATTAAGGTCTTCTTTTTTCAGACGGCCTTTCCTTCTTTTTCAAATTGAACAATATAAAAAGGTGATTTTATGCGTACCAACTATTGCGGCCTTATCAGCGAGCAATACTTAGACCAAACCGTTACCGTCAAAGGCTGGGTACACCGCCGACGCGACCACGGTGGTGTGATTTTTATCGACCTGCGCGACCGCGAAGGCATCGTCCAAGTCGTGATTGACCCCGACACGCCCGGAGCGTTTGCCACTGCCGATTCCGCCCGCAACGAATACGTTTTGAGCATTACCGGCCGCGTGCGCAACCGTCCCGAAGGCACGACCAACGACAAAATGATTTCCGGCAAAATCGAAATCCTTGCCAAAGAAATCGAAGTGTTGAACGCCGCCGCTACGCCTCCGTTCCAAATCGACGATGAAAACATCAGCGAAAACGTTCGCCTGACCAACCGCGTTATCGACCTGCGCCGTCCGGTGATGCAGCGCAACCTGCGCCTGCGTTATCAAGTCGCTATGGGTGTTCGCCGTTATCTGGATGCGCAAGGCTTCATCGACATCGAAACCCCGATGCTGACCCGCTCCACGCCTGAAGGCGCGCGCGACTATCTCGTGCCGAGCCGCGTTCATCCGGGCGAGTTTTTCGCTCTGCCGCAATCGCCGCAATTGTTCAAACAACTGTTGATGGTGGCAGGTTTCGACCGTTACTACCAAATCACCAAGTGCTTCCGCGACGAAGACCTGCGTGCCGACCGCCAGCCCGAATTCACCCAAATCGACTTGGAAACCTCGTTCTTGAACGAGGATGAAATCATGGACATCACCGAAGGCATGGCAAAACAAGTCTTCCAAGACGCGCTGGGCGTGGACTTGGGCGATTTCCCGCGTATGCCTTACTCCGAAGCCATGTTCTACTACGGCTCCGACAAACCCGATATGCGCATCAACCTGAAATTCACCGAGCTGACCGACCTGATGAAAACGGAAGAATTCAAAGTCTTCCGTGGCGCAGCCGACATGAAAGGCGGCCGCGTGGTTGCCCTGCGCGTACCTAACGGCGCGAAATTCAGCCGCAAAGAAATCGACGAATACACCAAATTTGTCGGCATCTACGGCGCGAAAGGTTTGGCGTACATCAAAGTGAACGATGTCAGCAACCTTTCCAACGGCGAAGACAGCGGCCTGCAATCTCCAATCGTGAAATTCCTGTCTGAAAACGCCCTGAAAGAAATCATTGAGCGTACTGGCGCGCAAAACGGCGACATCATCTTCTTCGGCGCAGACAAAACCAAAGTCGTGAACGAAGCCATCGGCGCTTTGCGTATCAAAGTCGGTTTGGAACACGGCGCGGAAAACGGCTACTTCGTGGACGAATGGAAACCTTTGTGGGTTGTCGATTTCCCGATGTTCGAATACGACGAAGACGCCGACCGCTACGTTGCCGTACACCATCCGTTTACCGCGCCTAAAGAAGGTCACGAAGACCTGATGGTTTCCGACCCTGCAAACTGTTTGGCCCGTGCCTACGACATGGTATTGAACGGCTGGGAAATCGGCGGCGGCTCTATCCGTATCCACCGCGCAGACGTACAAGAGAAAGTATTTGCCGCGCTGAAAATCAGCCCCGAAGAGCAACAGGAAAAATTCGGCTTCCTCTTGGACAACCTGAAATTCGGCGCGCCTCCGCACGGCGGTTTGGCATTCGGCCTTGACCGTCTGGTGACACTGATGACCGGCGCCGAATCCATCCGCGACGTGATTGCCTTCCCGAAAACCCAACGCGCCCAATGTCTGCTGACCAACGCGCCAAATGCGGTGGACGACAAACAGCTGCGCGAATTGAGCCTGCGCCTGCGTCAGAAAGCAGTTGAAACAAAAGAAGCATAATTTACCGGCTTAACCTTTAAAATATCAAGGCCGTCTGAAAAATTTGAAATTTCTTTCAAATTTTTCAGACGGCCTTTCTACATTTTGGTCGTTTATATATATAATCAACCGCAAACTGTTTTATTTTAAACGTTTACTTTAATGACGTTAGAGTGTGAAAATTAACCGTTTATAATAAAAACAAACAAATAGGCTTCGCAAGCAATATCATAGCTGTTATACAATAAAGGAACCTGACTATGTTTCTAATACTAACGGGGCTGATACTGACTTTTTTTGTTTCTTTGTTTATTATTACTTCAATTATTCATAAAAAACAGTTTGCCTACAACACACACCAAGACTATAACTATCCCTCCCTCCCCTCTACCGCGCATGCTACCCTCAAGGGTGGCAGCCTGACTTTGCCCGCCACTATCAGCGGGCAAGATACCGTTATTGCCAAACTCCGTATCAAATCCACTTGGGCAGGATTGCTGGTATTGCCTTTTGTTGAAACCATTTCATCTAAGGGAAAATGGAAGCAATATTTCGAATACGGCGCAAAAGGCGTGCGCTATATCAATCTGAGTGATACCTTCTCTGACAACGACAAAACCATCCGCTTGGAAGGCAAATACCTATCCTTGCCCGATCAAGAAATCGAACTCTCTGTTTATCCGCGTGAAAACCTCAACGGCAAAAAAATCCTTGTCCTCGCGCCTCATGCTGACGATGCCGAATTAAGCGCATACGGTTTGTACGAAAAACACGCCGCCAATTCAATGATCTGCACTTTAACTGCCAGCGAAGGCGGCAGCTTCCACTATGGTAATCTTTACGGCAAATGCGACTGCGACACTCAGGCCCAATATCTGCAAAAAGGCCGGATGCGTGTTTGGAACAGCCTGACCGTCCCCCTTTTGGCCGGCGTGCCGTCTGAAAACATCCTGCAACTGGGCTACTTCGACAGCACATTGACCGCCATGCGCCAAAATCCGGAAAAAGAGATTAAATCGACCAAAATCGATACGGCCGACGTCGATATTTTCCGCCGTGCCAATACCTCCCCATTGGCGAAACACCTCAAGCCCGGCTCGACTTGGACCAGCTTGGTGGACAACCTCGGCTATCTGATAGAAACGTTCCAGCCGGATATTATCGTGACGCCGTCCCCCAATATCGATGCGCATCCCGACCACCAACATACTGCGCTGGCCGCCATCGAAGCCCTGCGCAAAATCGATTACCGCCGCGGCAATCTGTTTTTGCACACCATACATTATCTGAGCGACGACTTCCCTATCGGCAAAGTAGGGTCTTCCCTCAGCCTGCCGCCGCCCTCCGAGCAACCGTTCTACTTCCAAAGCATCTATTCCCATCCTTTGGACAAAGAGGAACAAAACCGCAAACTGCTCGCCCTTGATGCCATGAACGACATCCGCCCCAATTCAGACGGCTATATGCGTTGGAGCACCATGATATTCAAAGGCCTAAACAAACTGCGGCACCACGCCCTCCATCTCGACAAAGACTTGGTCAACCGCTTTGTCCGCAGCAACGAATTCTTCTATACCGTCCCCATCAGCGACTTGTACCAAGAAGAGACGCTGAAACAAATCACCTATCAGGGCAAAGCCCAATAAACCACAAAGGCCGTCTGAAAAAATGTTTCAGACGGCCTTTATCACACCAAATCAAAACAATAAAATCACTGCATTACAAACGAAAAATACCAAGCCCAAATCCAAACGCGACAACCCAAGTTATAATAAAACCCTTCCCATACGCCCCACATCATCATGCCGATTTACTTCATCGCCGATTTGCACCTGAGCGACTCCCATCCTCAGCTGACCGCACTCTTCCAAAAATTTATCCAAGAAAAAGCCGTTCACGCCCAAGCCGTATACATTCTTGGCGACCTTTTCGATTTTTGGATCGGCGATGACGAAAACAGCCCTTTGGTTCAAACCATCAAACAAACCATCCGCAGCCTGACCGAGCGCGGCATTGCCTGCTATTTTATCCATGGCAACCGCGACTTCCTTATCGGCAAAGCCTTCACCCGCGATACCGGCATGACCTTACTGCCCGAGTACGCCGTTATCGACCTGTTCGGCACACCCACCCTGCTCTGTCACGGCGACACCCTCTGCATCGACGACCATTCTTATCAAAAATTCCGCCGTACCGTCCATCAAAAATGGCTGCAACGCCTGTTCCTGCTCCTGCCGCTCACGCTCCGACTGAACATCGCCACCAAAATCCGCAAGCAAAGCAAACAGGACAAACAACACAAAACCGCCGACATCATGGACGTCAATCCAGCCTTTACCCACGAAACCGTCCAACGCTTCCACACGCCCCTGCTCATCCACGGTCATACCCACCGCGAAAACATTCATCGCAACGCCGATTACACCCGCATTGTACTCGGCGACTGGCGCGATAATTACGCCTCCATTCTCGAAGTTGATGCCGAAGGCTACCGTTTTATCGCCTTATAAAACATCAGGCCGTCTGAAAACCGGTTTCTCGATTGTTCAGACGGCCTGACTGACAAACACCCTCAAACGGTTTACGCAAACCAACCGCGTATCCGCTCCAAACCACCAAAGCGCACACACGCATCCGCATTCGCTTCGGTTTTCGGTTTCGCCCGATAAGCAATGCCGAATCCAGCTTCCAATATCATCGGAATATCGTTCGCACCATCACCCATCGCCACCACCTGCCACGAAGCCAAACCCAGACGCTCACGGTATTCACGCAACAAATCCGTCTTAGCCTGCGCATCGATAATCCGCCCTTTCAGACGGCCTGTCAGCTTGCCGTTTTCCACTTCCAACACATTCGCAAAATGGAAATCCAAGCCCAAGCGTTGTTGCAGACGTTCCGTAAAAAACGTAAATCCGCCCGACACCAGCATAAACTTCACATCATTCCGTTTGCACTCTTCCAACAAAAATTCCGCGCCCGGCGATAGCTGTAACACATTCTCGTACACCTCTTCCAACACGCGCTCGTCCAAACCGGCTAGCAAAGCCACACGCTTACGCAAAGACTGCTCAAAGTCCAGCTCGCCGCGCATCGACTGCTCCGTAATCTCTGCCACCTGATCTTTCAGCCCGACACCGGCCGCAATCTCATCCACGCACTCAATCGTAATCAGCGTCGAATCCATATCGCTGACAATCAGTCCCAAATCAGCAAAAGCCACATCCGGCAACACCGCACCATCTATCTGCTGCGCAATCAACGCCGCACGCATATCGTCCGTCAATTCAAAATCATCATCAACCGGCACACGCAACACCGACTTCCCTGATGGCGCAGACACCAAACTGCCAAATGCCGACCAGTCGCAAGCGCCCAAATCCCCATGTTGCAACACCAAAACTTTCTTCATCTCATTCTCCTCATACCCTAAGACCTTTACAAACATATCGGGTACACATTCAGCCTAAAACAACGAAACCGTATTTTTGCAAAGGCCTTAAAAAACCAAAACAGCATTATAGCCGAACAACCCCGGCAATTTTCAGACGGCCTGTAAACAATTCAACTAGAGCTACCAATACCAATCCCTGCATCAACTAAACAAGTCATGACTCAAAAATTTGATTTAGGACAAGCTGTTTAAAAAACTTTGCAAGCAACAGATAACTTGTTGTTGCTTTTTCTTACAGTTTCGATATAGTTCTTTATGGCTAGTTTGGCACTACCCCTTATATCTAGCTTTCATTGCATTCCCACCTCCATTCGTTGCCAACGGCTCCCTTTCCGATGGCAACCTTTTTTTGACCCGATGGTTTGACAATATTAAAATTGAATCAAATAAAATGATTCTAGGATTTATATTTAATTTTTAAAACAAAACGGCTTATAAAAAATAACGGCTCAATTTAAACAGATATTGCTGCCAATATTTAAAAACAAACAGACCTTTCTTTATCAAGGACCTCATAAAATGCATCATTCTAAGAAACTATTCAAACTAAGCACACTTGCCCTCTGCCTTGCTGCATTACCCCAAGCCGCACAAGCTGCCGAAGAGGTACAACAGGCTGAAGTGGAACAAGTTACCGTAGTGGGTAAAAACAAAAGTTTGCGCACTGAAAGTCAAAACAGCTACACAGTATCCGCCCTGCGCTCAACCACGGGGCTGGTGCTCTCTCCGCGGGAAATTCCCCAATCTGTCAGCGTCATTACTAAAAAACAAATTGAAGACCAGGGCATTACCGACTTAGAAGGTGCATTGCAAAACGCTACGGGTATCAATGTTTTCAAAAGCGGCGGACGCACGCATTTCATGTCGCGTGGCTATTTTATCGAACAGTTTGAAGAAGACGGCATTGCCACGCAACTCGGCTCTCCCGGCGGATTCGGCTTAGGCGGCCCGGCCGGTGACCCGACCAGTGCAACCGATATGGCCATGTACGACCACATTGAAGTGGTGCGCGGTGCGGCAGGTTTGACACAGGCAAACAACGAACCCGGCGGCACGGTAAACGCCGTCCGCAAAAAGCCGACTGCAAAACGCCAGCTTTCCGCCGATTTGATGGCAAACTCATGGGGCAAAGTAAACAGCGTTTTTGATGCATCCGGCACTTTAAGCCAAGAACACGGCCTGCGCGGACGCTTTGTCGGCTCGGTCGGCGGCAACAAAACCTTCAAAGACCAATCCGGCGGCCGCAACATCCTTCTGTATGGTGTGATGGACAAAGACATTGGCGACAACAGCAAACTTACCTGGGGCGCAAGCTATCTCAACCAAAACGAAACACCCGATCCGGACGGCCTGCCTATGCGTGCAGACGGCAAAGAGTGGAAACGCAGCCGCTATCTGGGTGC includes:
- the serB gene encoding phosphoserine phosphatase SerB, which translates into the protein MKKVLVLQHGDLGACDWSAFGSLVSAPSGKSVLRVPVDDDFELTDDMRAALIAQQIDGAVLPDVAFADLGLIVSDMDSTLITIECVDEIAAGVGLKDQVAEITEQSMRGELDFEQSLRKRVALLAGLDERVLEEVYENVLQLSPGAEFLLEECKRNDVKFMLVSGGFTFFTERLQQRLGLDFHFANVLEVENGKLTGRLKGRIIDAQAKTDLLREYRERLGLASWQVVAMGDGANDIPMILEAGFGIAYRAKPKTEANADACVRFGGLERIRGWFA